One Nitrososphaerota archaeon DNA segment encodes these proteins:
- a CDS encoding acyl-CoA carboxylase subunit beta: MHTDKIEKFLEKQKTALASGGQDRIKAQHEKGKLTARERIHLLLDEGSFTEIDALTTHHYYEYDMQKKKFFTDGVVTGYGTINGRQVFVFAYDFTVLGGTLSQMGAKKITKLMDHAVRTGCPIIGIADSGGARIQEGILSLDGFADIFYHNELASGVVPQITASIGPSAGGAVYSPAMTDFVIMVEKEGTMYVTGPEVVKTVLGEEVSFEDLGGAMAHGTKSGVAHFVAKNEYDCFDKIKTLLSYIPSNNTEEAPHVVTDDDPNRTDHNLINKIPENSLQPYDMKEILLSIVDNNQLFEVHELFAQNVIVGFARMNGRTVGIVANQPMSLAGALDIDSSNKASRFIRYCDAFNIPIITFVDTPGYMPGTHQEHNGIIRHGSKLLYAYCEATVPKITLVIGKAYGGAYIAMGSKNLRTDINYAWPTAQIAVLGSEAAVKIMNKKDLDNAKNPDELKKQLTAEFNEKFANPYVAASTGSVDAVIDPAQTRPMLIKALEMLANKRDKQLPRKHGNINL; the protein is encoded by the coding sequence ATGCACACTGACAAAATTGAAAAATTTCTAGAAAAGCAAAAGACAGCGCTTGCAAGCGGAGGTCAGGACAGAATAAAGGCTCAGCATGAAAAGGGAAAACTCACCGCCAGAGAGAGAATCCATCTTTTATTGGATGAAGGAAGCTTTACGGAAATTGATGCGCTAACAACTCACCATTATTACGAATATGACATGCAGAAAAAGAAATTCTTTACCGATGGTGTCGTCACTGGCTATGGCACCATCAATGGTAGACAGGTCTTTGTCTTTGCGTATGATTTTACAGTTCTTGGCGGCACACTATCACAGATGGGCGCCAAAAAAATTACAAAACTAATGGACCATGCGGTGCGAACAGGCTGCCCAATTATAGGAATTGCTGACTCTGGTGGTGCAAGAATTCAGGAAGGAATATTGAGTCTTGATGGATTTGCAGATATCTTTTATCACAATGAGCTCGCATCTGGCGTCGTCCCGCAGATCACTGCAAGCATTGGACCTTCTGCTGGCGGTGCGGTGTATTCTCCTGCGATGACTGACTTTGTCATAATGGTGGAAAAGGAAGGAACGATGTACGTGACAGGTCCAGAAGTGGTAAAGACTGTTCTTGGCGAGGAAGTATCTTTTGAGGATCTTGGAGGCGCAATGGCACACGGAACCAAGTCAGGTGTTGCTCACTTTGTCGCAAAAAATGAATACGATTGTTTTGATAAAATCAAGACTCTACTTTCATACATTCCGTCAAACAACACAGAAGAAGCGCCACACGTTGTAACCGACGACGATCCGAACAGGACAGATCACAACTTGATAAACAAAATTCCTGAAAACTCGCTTCAACCATACGACATGAAGGAGATACTTCTCTCCATTGTGGACAACAACCAATTATTTGAGGTCCATGAGTTATTTGCGCAAAACGTAATTGTTGGATTTGCAAGAATGAACGGTAGAACTGTGGGTATTGTGGCAAACCAGCCTATGTCTCTGGCAGGCGCACTAGACATAGATTCTTCAAACAAGGCTTCACGCTTCATTAGGTACTGCGATGCATTTAACATTCCAATTATCACATTTGTGGACACGCCAGGCTACATGCCTGGAACCCACCAGGAACACAACGGAATAATCAGACATGGAAGTAAGCTTCTCTATGCCTACTGCGAAGCCACAGTTCCAAAAATCACACTAGTAATTGGCAAAGCATATGGCGGAGCATACATTGCCATGGGAAGCAAAAACCTTCGAACCGACATTAACTATGCGTGGCCTACTGCACAGATTGCCGTACTTGGTTCAGAGGCCGCAGTAAAAATCATGAACAAAAAAGATCTTGACAATGCCAAAAACCCAGACGAGCTCAAAAAACAATTAACAGCTGAATTTAATGAAAAGTTTGCAAATCCGTATGTTGCAGCATCGACAGGATCTGTAGATGCAGTAATTGACCCTGCCCAAACCAGACCGATGTTGATCAAGGCACTTGAAATGCTTGCAAACAAGAGAGACAAACAGCTTCCTCGAAAACATGGAAACATAAACCTGTGA
- a CDS encoding acetyl-CoA carboxylase biotin carboxylase subunit translates to MIKKVLIANRGEIALRVIRTCKALGLKTVAVYSDEDYNSLHVKKADEAFYIGKAAPRESYLNQERILDAILKSGSDAVHPGYGFLSENSDFAQLCEDNKINFIGPSAASMDLCGDKMRCKAAMFKAKVPTVPGSPDLVKDVEEALDIANEIGYPVLLKSVYGGGGRGIRLVNNDKELREAYETVTGESIAAFGKSAILVEKFLEKIRHIEYQMARDKHGNAVHIFERECSIQRRNQKLIEQTPSPVVDQKTRDRIGELVVKAAEAVDYTNLGTAEFLRADNGDFYFIEINARLQVEHPITELVSGLDLVKLQLDIANGEPLPFKQKDLHMNGYAIECRINAEDTFLDFAPSTGPVPDVTIPSGPGVRCDTYLYPGCTVSPFYDSLMAKLITWGQTFEESRVRMINALNDFYIQGVETSIPLYKTILKTEEYKKGNLSTDFLKRYGIIDKLVQDIKEDQKQKQHAAIAGAIIHSEFFRSRVKSSSAPSPRWKSHMDGR, encoded by the coding sequence ATGATAAAAAAAGTTCTAATCGCAAATAGGGGAGAAATAGCATTACGTGTAATTCGAACGTGCAAGGCACTTGGACTCAAGACAGTTGCGGTATATTCTGATGAAGATTACAACTCACTCCATGTCAAAAAGGCAGACGAGGCATTCTATATCGGCAAAGCAGCTCCTCGAGAGAGCTATCTCAACCAAGAAAGAATTCTTGATGCGATACTAAAGTCTGGCTCTGATGCGGTTCACCCTGGTTATGGATTCCTCTCAGAAAACTCTGACTTTGCACAACTATGTGAGGACAACAAGATCAATTTCATTGGACCATCAGCTGCCTCAATGGATCTCTGCGGTGATAAAATGCGTTGCAAGGCAGCAATGTTCAAGGCAAAGGTGCCGACAGTTCCTGGCAGTCCTGACCTAGTCAAGGATGTCGAGGAGGCACTAGACATTGCGAATGAAATTGGATATCCGGTTTTGCTAAAATCAGTATATGGCGGAGGAGGAAGAGGAATCAGACTAGTCAACAACGACAAGGAACTCAGGGAAGCATACGAGACAGTAACTGGCGAATCCATTGCGGCATTTGGCAAGTCTGCAATCCTAGTTGAGAAATTCCTAGAAAAAATCAGGCACATTGAATACCAGATGGCGCGAGACAAGCATGGAAATGCGGTGCATATCTTTGAGAGAGAGTGCTCAATTCAGCGACGCAACCAAAAACTAATCGAGCAGACCCCATCACCAGTAGTTGACCAAAAGACAAGAGACCGGATAGGCGAACTTGTGGTAAAGGCAGCAGAGGCAGTAGACTATACCAACCTTGGTACTGCAGAATTCCTCCGAGCAGACAATGGCGATTTCTATTTCATTGAAATAAACGCAAGGCTTCAAGTAGAGCACCCAATCACGGAGCTGGTCTCTGGCTTGGACTTGGTAAAACTGCAACTAGACATTGCAAACGGTGAGCCGTTGCCGTTTAAGCAAAAAGACTTACACATGAATGGTTATGCAATTGAATGCAGAATCAACGCAGAGGACACGTTCTTAGACTTTGCGCCATCGACGGGCCCAGTTCCGGATGTTACAATACCGTCTGGTCCTGGCGTTAGATGTGACACATACCTATATCCTGGATGCACAGTCTCGCCGTTTTATGATTCGCTGATGGCAAAACTAATCACATGGGGCCAAACTTTTGAGGAATCACGAGTTCGAATGATAAACGCACTAAACGACTTTTACATCCAAGGCGTAGAGACGTCAATACCGCTGTACAAGACCATACTAAAAACAGAAGAATACAAAAAGGGAAATCTTTCCACTGACTTTTTGAAGCGATATGGAATAATAGACAAACTAGTACAAGACATCAAAGAAGACCAAAAGCAAAAGCAACATGCCGCAATTGCGGGTGCCATTATCCACTCTGAATTCTTTAGAAGCAGAGTAAAATCATCAAGTGCTCCAAGCCCACGCTGGAAGAGCCACATGGATGGAAGATAA